The window TATTTGTTGAAGTTCGTTTTCGCAAAAATTGTGACTATGGAGATGCACTTTTATCAGTAAACTGGCACAAACGTCGAAAACTATTAGCTGCTGCTAAAATTTGGCTCTCAAAAAGACAAGAAAGTTTTGAAACTAGCGCATGCCGTTTTGATATCTGTGCCATCACGGGAAACCGATTTGACTGGGTACAAAATGCATTCAACGAAAATGATGTTTATTAACAGATAAGATAGTCAGCTTTATACACTGTTCATGCAGTCAACAACGCTATAATTCAAATATAATGGTAATACACAAAATGATTTGAATTATATCGAGGCGACAAAGGAAAAACTCGTGCTAGACCGAATAAAAGTTTGCTTTACTGAAAGCATCCAAACTCAAATAGCAGCCGCTGAAGCGCTGCCTGATGCCATTTCAAGAGCCGCGATGATGATGGTTCAGTCTTTACTCAATGGCAACAAAATTTTATGTTGTGGTAATGGCGCTTCCGCTGCTACCGCACAACGTTTTGCTGCGAGTATGATCCATCGCTTTGAAACCGAGCGCCCTAGCTTACCCGCTTTAGCACTTAATACCGATAATGCCGTGTTAACTGCCATTTCGGGTAGTAAGCAACCTTCTGAAATTTATGCGAAACAAGTTAGAGCATTAGGCCAGCATGGCGATGTTTTGATGGCAATTTCAACCCATGGTAATAGCAGTGATATTATTAAAGCTGTTGAAGCTGCAGTCACTAGAGACATGACAATTGTCGCCTTAACAGGCTATGACGGAGGGGAACTCGCGGGTTTACTTGGCCCCCAAGATGTTGAAATTCGTATTCCATCCCAACGAAGTGTTCGAATTCAAGAAGTTCATCTTCTTACTGTAAATTGTCTGTGTGACCTCATAGATAATACTCTTTTCCCACATCAGGACGATTAAGGAGACAAAATGCGATTAATACCAATTTTTGCCATAGTCATCAGTACTGTTCTATTACAAGGCTGTATAGGGGCTGCCGTCGTAGGTTCTGCGGCCGTTGCAACGAAAAGTGCCACAGACCCTCGTACAGTTGGTCAACAAGTTGACGATGGGACCTTAGAAGCTAGGGTTAGTGGACAACTGAATAAAGATAAGGATATCACAGGTAAGGCTCGTATCATTGCGACCGCTTATAAAGGTAATGTGCTGTTAACTGGCCAAAGCCCTGATATGGCTTGGGCTGAACGAGCAAAACAAATAGCCTCTAACGTTGATGGCACCATCGCAGTTTATAATGAAGTCCGTAGTGGAGAGCCCGTTGATTTGGGAACTGCTTCAAAAGACACTTGGTTAACAACCAAAGTGAAATCTAAAATCCTTGCTAGTGATAGTGTTAAATCTGGTAGTGTAAAAGTTATTACTGAAAATGGTGAGGTTTTCTTGCTAGGTGTTTTAACAAGGCAAGAAGGTGATGCGGCGGCTAAAATCGCCAGTGAAACAGATGGTGTTCGTCGAGTAACGACTGCTTTCACTTATCTTAATTAATCATAAACAATAATATATTGTTATAAATACAAAAGCCGTGAGAGAAAAACCATGGCTTTTTTCTTATTCATCCATCAACTGGTTTATTTTCAGATAATTCTTACCTCCTAATAAGTGCATTTGATTCAAGATCCAAGCTTGCCTTTTGAGGACGTAAGAGGATGGGTTTTTTACGCTATATCTATGAGGATTAGGAAGAACCGCAGCTAATAGCGCAGCCTCACTCATTGAGAGCTTGCTAGCAGGCTTATTAAAGAATTTATTTGCAGCCTCTTCAACCCCAAAAACCCCATCACCAAACTCAACTATATTAAGATAAACAGTCAAAACCCTTTGCTTTGACCACAACAGCTCCATAATAGGAGTCATTACTGTCTCTAGGCCCTTTCTTAGCCAGCTTCTCCCATCCCATAACCACAAGTTTTTTACTGTTTGCTGGGAGATAGTTGAAGCCCCTCTAATTGTTTGTTTATTGCTCAAGTTGTGTTTGTAAGCACGCTCGATTGCATCAAGGTCGAAACCCCAGTGATGAGGAAAATTTTGATCTTCCGCAGCAATTACCGCTAAATAAACATACGGAGAAATGTGATTTTCGTCTACCCATTCAGAACGAGATACGTAAGAAAAATTTAAGTTTACCCATGCGGTAATTTGTCGTTCGATCATCACCGCAGAAAAAGGCACTGGTATGTATTTAAATAAAACGACTGAACAAATCCACACCACAAGTAATGAAAATGTGATCTTCTTTAACCAGTGCCATAATTTAGAAACAATAGTTCGCATTCAAATAATCACGCCATTTCCAATACTTTCTTAACAAGCTTATTAATGCCCGTATTTGCTTCAGAAATTGATTGAGCCAGCATATAAGCAGGTGTTGTAACAACTCGGTTAACTTCATCAATTACAATGTCATCAACAGCACATTCAATATGCTTTCCTCCCATAATTTCTATTTGAGCAATCGTTTCACTATCATTACCAATAGTTAGTACTACTGATGTATTTAACATTTTAGGAAGCATCACAGGAGCAATACACATCAGCCCTAGCGGCTTTTTCTGTTGGTGCATTTGGCGTACTAAACTTAATAGTTCTTTATTAATTACACACTCACTTCCTTTAACTGCAAAATCACATAAATTTTTTGCGGCACCAAAACCACCAGGAATTATGAGGGCATCTAGCGTTGAAGCATCAGCTGATGACAAAGGCGATATTTTCCCACGTGTAATACGTGAAGATTCTTCCATTTGATTGCGTTTTTCTGATTTAGACTCCCCAGTCATATGATTAATAACAGTAGGTTGTAGCTCATCAGGTGCAAAAAAGTGAATTTCAGCATTATTTTGACTCAAAGCTAACATAGTTAGCACTGACTCATGGATCTCACTTCCATCAAAAACACCACAGCCACTTAAAATAACCGCAATTGATTTCATATCTTCCTCCATTTGTAGTAAATTATCTCTCAAGCGCTAAGGTGCATAAACATCAATCTTCATCACAGATTTTAATGAATCTTGTAACAGATTCGCTAAATTTTGGTATCTTGATGTTGCCCTTTACAGTGATATACCTAATTTAATGATTTGCAAAAAACAAAAAACACATGCAGATCAACGATTTCCCTGGTGTTGGCGCAGTATTCGCGCACCCCAACTTCGGTTGGGGTTATTTTTTTGTACGTTCATCAACCCAGTTTCTCAAAGTTTCTATATCTGCTTTCCAATCTTGTTTTAGTTCATCCACCCATTCCTGTACATTGTCCCACCATGCTGGTAATTCAGGAGATTGAATCTGTTGTGCTATTTTCTGTAAGTTCTTTAAGCCAACAGAACCTGCCGCTCCTTTGATTTTGTGGGCTTCCTCAACAATGCCTTTTTGGTCTTTAGCCACCATGTTCGAGTCAAGAATAGCTAAGTAGCCTGGAAGCATTTTTTCAAAGACATCTAGCCCATCATAAATAAGCTTAGGGCCAACTAATTCAATATACTGCTCTAGCATATCGCAATCTAATATTGACTCATCAACACTTGAAGCCTCACGGTCATTCGATGCTTCTTCAGGTTGAACAGATTGCTCACCCCAAAATTGCTCAATAACTTGGGTCAATGCAGGAACTGATAATGGTTTACTCAATACGCCATCCATACCTGCATCAAAGTATTCTTTCTTATCTTTGAGAACATTTGCAGTTAATGCAATTAATGGTGGCAGGTCTTGCTTATCATACTGCTGTTTTAGTTGCCTTGAGATATCTAAGCCTGTCATATCAGGTAATTGAATATCCAATAAAACTAAGTCATATTCACCAGGGGCAAACATTTCGAGGGCATCTTTACCATTCATTGCCACGTCGACCGTGTTGCCTAAATTTTCTAATACAGAACAAGCAACAACAATATTCAGTTCAATATCTTCTACGAGTAGAATATGCAATGCTGGCAATGGGTAATCGTCTTCAGGATCTTGCTGTTCAATAACATTATTTTCAACAACTGGCGCTGTAATGGATAAAGTAAAAGTGGAACCTTGGCCTATTTCACTTTCAACTTGTATATCGCCTCCCATATTTTGTGCTAAGCGACGAGATACAGAAAGCCCAATCCCCGTCCCCGTAGCGGGTTTACCACCAGCAGAATCTGTTACTTGATAATACATTGCAAAGATTTTATCTAACTCATCTTTCGGTATGCCTATGCCGCTATCCTGAACTCTAAAAAACAATTTATTTTCAGCTTCTTGCCAAATACTAAGCTTCACTTCACCTTTCTGCGTGAACTTAACTGCATTACCAATTAAATTCCATAGGACTTGCCGTAAACGAGTCCCATCGGTTAAAACCGTTTTGGGTAATGCAGGCGCAACGTCCATGACAAATTTAAGCCCTTTTGGCTGTACCAATAACCCACTTAAATTCTCTAAGTCATTCACAAATTCAGATAATGTGATTGGCTGGTTATCTAACTGAACTTTACGGCGTTCAATTTTATCCATCTCAATAATATCATTGAATATATTACCCAAAGTGACGGCACTAACATGAATAGTTTTTAAATAGCTAGATTGTTCCGAAGTTAAATCGGTGTCTAATAAAATTCGACTCAAACCAACAATGCCGTTAAGGGGTGTACGAAGCTCGTGGCTGATTGTAGAAATAAAGGTGGTTTTCTCCCTACTCGCGTTCTCTAACGCTTCCTGATAGCGTTTACGCTCCGTTATGTCACGCCCAAAGCCCATCAGGCCATGTCGTTTGCCAACTCGGTCATAAAAAGGCACTTTACGGAGCTCAAAACAGGCTTTACGGCCATCTGGATATACCAGCCATTGTTCATAAGTGAGAGAAACATTATGACGAAAAACTTTTTCATCGGTTTCCATAACCTTGGAGGCAATTTCAACATCATAAATATCTAATGGCGTTAACCCAACTAAGTGTTTTTCACTTTTCCCAGTCAACAGTTCCATTGCTCGGTTACATCCCGAAAACTCATTATTTTCATTGCGGTAATAGACTAAGTCAGGAGAAGCATCTAAGAATGAACGAAGTAATACAGATTGCTGCTCAAGTTCAATCTGTGTCTGCTCACGGTATTTCATTTCTTGTTTTAATTGCTCAAGGAGCTCTAAGTGAGCGCGCTCGGCTTTTTCTCGTTCGAGAATCTCAAGGTTAAGTTGTTCAATATTTCCCTGCAATTGAATGTTTAAATCCGCATCACGCTTTCGCATAACTTCAAGTTTATCAACCATTCGTGATAAACGCTGCCGAGACTCTTCAAGTTGCTCAACCACCACCGACAAAAAATAGACGGCCAATGGAGTAATGATTAACCCAAAGAAAATTGACCCCACCATGTCGAGGCTATCAACATGCCCTCTTAAAACAATTGTCACTGCCATTTGCATTATCATGGCGAGAACAACCAATGCAGCTGCAAGTAACAGAGAAAAACGCACTAGACCGAGCTTCATCATTAAATCGACATAGTATTGCGCCAGGCCGCGAAGTACTTTCATAACCACCCCTTAGTTAAATTCTCTTTGAATCATATATCAAACAAGGCAGTTTCGGATGATTATTCACTCGAAATGTCGATCCTGCTCATTCAATAGCCATTTTTTACGATTAATGATAAAAAACAATCAGGTATTTTCTTTCTATTAGATAAAGTAAAAGTTCATTTCGGATAACTTTTAATCATAATCACATAAAAATCAAAATAATAGCACTATTGTTCCTTGGGTAAGGCCGCTAAAATCACAGTAAAAGCCCAAGCTATCTCAAGTAAAATCAGACAAAATTCAGTAAGGAATACCATGAGTTCGAATATTTTCGGTCACCAACGTCGCGAACCGCTCAAAAAAGCGCTGGCAATCCGCAAAATAGCGTTTACTGAAATCTATGAGTCCGATAATACCGTTGATGTACAACAGCAAGCGAGCCGCTGCCTCTCTTGTGGTAGCCCTTTTTGTGAATGGAAGTGCCCGTTACATAACCCAATATCAAAGTGGCTCAAACTTGCTGCTGAAGGAAAAATAATTGAAGCGGCTGAATTATCTCATCATACCAATAGCTTACCTGAGATCTGTGGGCGCGTTTGCCCACAAGAAAAACTCTGCGAATTAGCATGTGTACTTCATGATACAACAGGTTCTATCACTATCGGTCATATTGAACGATATGTTAATGATACCGCCTTTGAGATGGGATGGCGTCCAACCTCTTCCCCTATTCGCTCTGTAAACAAATGTGTCGCCATTGTTGGTGCAGGCCCTGCAGGCCTTTCTTGCGCTGATGTACTTATTCGAAATGGTGTAAATGTCGTCGTTTTTGATAAACACCCTGAGATAGGGGGATTACTAACTTTTGGCATTCCCTCATTTAAGTTAGAAAAGAAATTAATGGTCCAAAGACGAGAAATATTTACAGAAATGGGCATTCAGTTTCAATTGAATACCGAGGTGGGTACAGATATCTCTCTAGATGAGCTTCTTTGCACTTATGACGCTATTTTTATTGGTACTGGTACTTACCAAGCAATTCGAGGCAACGTGCCTAAAAAACCGATTCAAGGCGTTTTTGAATCACTCCCCTACCTAATCGCAAATACGCGCCATTTAATGCAACTTCCTACTCCTAATGATGAACCCTATATCAATTTACACTCAAAAAGCGTTATCGTATTAGGAGGTGGAGATACCGCGATGGATTGTGTTCGTAGCGCTATTCGCCAAGGAGCGAAGCAAGTTAGTTGTCTCTATCGTAGAGATGAACAAAGTCTGCCAGCCTCACGAAAAGAAGTCGTCAATGCATTAGATGAAGGCGCTCAGTTCCACTTTAATTTGCAAGTCACTCAGTTTGTCGTTAATGAGCAACAACAGCTTACAGGGGTTTACGCCACTCGCACACAAAATGGCAAATTAGAAAATGGCCGCTATCAATTAGAACTCATTGATGATTCAACATTTTTTATCGAAGCCGATGCCGTAATTGTGGCTTATGGATTTGCACCTCATGACCAAGTTTGGTTGAATAACGCGTTAATCAAGCGTGATAAGTATGGTCATATTTTAGCAAACCGTAATAGTCCCATCCCTTTTCAAACTTCACATGAAAAAGTGTTTGCTGGTGGAGATATAATAAGAGGTTCAGATCTTGTTGTGACTGCGATTGATGATGGGCGTAATGCTGCTGAAGGTATTTTGTTATTTCTAGGGGTTTAGTTATCCATTTATTTGAACATAGAGGGAATATAAAAACAGAGGGTTTCCCCCCTGTTCTTAATTTGCTGCTAACCCGCCTAATGAGTTATTTAACAACCCTTAAAGAAGGCCTACCTTTTGGTGGTCGTGGTGGTTCATCCCCTGATGGCTCATGTGACTTTTCATCCACAGATTCAGCTTCATGAACTAGAGTAATGTTGTCTTCAGGTTCTTCAACGTGTTCAAAACCTGCTGATAACTCTGCATCATAAGCAGCTTCAGGCTCAAACATCATTCCAGCCCCATTTTCACGTGCATATACCGCCATAATTGCGGCCATAGGGACATAAACTTGGCGAGGTATTCCACCAAAACGAGCATTAAAACGCACTTCATCATTGGTTATTTCAAAATTACCAACAGCTCTTGGCGCAACATTCAACACAATTTGCCCATCACGGGCAAATTCCATAGGAACGTTAACAGCAGGAACGGTGACATCAACCACCAAATGCGGAGTCATATCGTTATCAAGCAACCACTCATAGTGGGCACGTAACAAATAAGGGCGACGTGGTGACATTGCTGTCATTTCCATCATTCTTTTAGCCTCTTGTAGACAAACGCATTTCGCGCTCAGATTCAGTCAACGATGCTAAGAATGCGTCACGTGCAAACACACGTTGCATATATAACTGCAAGTATTTGCTGCTAGATGGGTTCAATTCAATACCAAGAACAGGTAAACGCCATAATAATGGTGCTAAATAGCAATCTACGAGACTGAATTCTTCACTCATAAAGAATTCCATTTCAGCAAAAACAGGAGAAACAGCGATCAACTCTTCAGACAGCTGACGACGAGCATTTGCGGCTTCTTGCGCACTGCCGTTCTCTATTTTACTCATTAATGAATACCAATCATTTTGAATGCGGTGCATCAATTGACGGCTAGTACCACGCGCAACAGGGTAAACTGGCATTAATGGCGGATGAGGAAAACGCTCATCAAGGTATTCCATGATAATGTGTGGGTCATAGAGAGTCAGGTCACGGTCAACTAATGTTGGAACGCTCTGATATGGGTTGAGATCGATCAGATCTTGAGGCAGATGACCGGGTTCGACATGTTCAATTTCAACACTTACCCCTTTTTCAGCCAGCACGATACGTACCTGATGGCTAAAAATGTCAGTAGGGCCAGAGAACAATGTCATTACCGAACGTTTATTAGGAGCGACAGCCATTAAAACCTCCAAAATACAAAATGGACGAAATGTAATTAATTTTTAATTACCCATTACCCATTTTAAAATCCCCTGTGTTTAACTTTCATTTATCCATATTGAAAGTCAACACAACCCTCCCGCACAGTAAAGGCGAGAAATGTGAAATAAAAAAACAGGGGCATATTCTAACAGATTTTGTACAACTTAGGGGCGGCACATCGAAAAAATCATAGATTTATTTCATAACAAGAAAGAAACAGGAAGAAAACTAGAATTTAATTAAAAATTAAATCAAAAATAAAGAATAAAAACCCTAAAGTTAACTCCATAGTTTGAGTCGTATTCATTAAAGATATGCCAATTCAGTTAACTAATAATTATTTTTAATTTTAGGCTAAACTATTATTTTCTCTTTAAACTATATATTCGTTCTTTTATAAAGCATCATGATTAGACGCAGTTATTCTATCATTAATAATAAAAATATAAGTAAAACAATAGACAATAAAAAACCCGTCATTAAGACGGGTTTTTTCATCAATTTTATACCCAAAGGGTAATAAATTAACGTTTGGAGAACTGTGGACGACGACGTGCTTTGCGCAGACCCACTTTTTTACGTTCAACAGAACGCGCATCACGGGTAACGAAACCAGCTTTACGCAGATCAGAACGAAGAGTCTCATCATAAGCCATCAGTGCACGTGTAATACCGTGACGGATTGCGCCTGCCTGACCTGAAATACCACCACCTTTAACAGTGATGTACAGATCCAATTTTTCCAACATTTCAACCAATTCTAACGGCTGACGAACTACCATGCGCGCAGTTTCGCGACCAAAGTATTGTTCCAGTGTACGTTGATTGATTGTGATGTTACCGCTACCCGGCTTAATAAAGACACGAGCAGATGAGCTTTTGCGGCGACCAGTGCCGTAGTATTGATTTTCAGCCATTGCTATAATCCCGATTAAATGTCAAGAACTTGCGGTTGTTGAGCCGCGTGGTTGTGCTCATTACCTGCGTAAACTTTCAGTTTACGGTACATTGCACGACCCAGAGGTCCTTTTGGCAACATGCCTTTAACCGCGATTTCAAGCACACGCTCAGGACTGCGAGCAATCATTTCTTCGAAAGTTGCTTGCTTGATTCCACCTACATGGCCAGTGTGGCGATAGTAGATTTTGTCTTCGCGTTTATTGCCGGTAACAGCAATTTTTTCTGCATTCAGAACGATGATGTAATCACCAGTATCCACGTGCGGAGTGTATTCCGCTTTATGCTTACCGCGCAGACGGCTAGCAATTTCAGTTGCAAGACGGCCTAAAGTTTTGCCATCTGCATCAACAACGTACCAGTCGCGTTTTACGGTCTCTGGTTTAGCTGTAAAAGTTTTCATTAAAACTTACCCAATATTGAAGTTACACGTTGGTGAACACTCATGTTCATAAGCTTTCTGAGGTTCACACGACTCTTTGTCCAGTAAACCTACCCCTTCGAGCAGCCTAACTGGCATTTATGCGTTATTTTTTGGGAAATAAAAAATAACGCTGTAACGTGGGGTCGCAAGATTATAGAGAAGTCAGAAACAAAAATCGACCCCAAATGCATTTTTTTTACGTTTGCTCGAATAAACATCGCATTTTGTACTTAAATTATGCAATCCAGGTAACTTTTGCTAACAACCCTGTTTGATTACTCCCTTAAGTTAAATGCGGTATTTTCAAGTACTCTTCACTTTGCATTTCTTGTAATCGAGACAAGCAACGCTGGTACTCGAAAGCCAAAAGTTTCCCTTGATACAGCGATTCCATTGGCACTTCCGCATTAATAACCAATTTAACTTTTCGTTCGTAAAACTCATCAATTAATGCCAAAAAACGACGTGCTGGGTTTTCATCTGTTGTTCCCATCACGGGCACATTGTACAACAACACGGTGTGGTAGCAATTTGATAGGTAAATATAATCATTTTGACTACGAGGCTCTTCACACAACACTTTAAACTCGATGGCTAACACCCCTTCCGCTGCATGAATAGCTTGCATCTTACGATGGTTAACCTCTAAGACGGGATGTTGTTCTCCTTTCTTACCTGCCAATTTAATGAAAACCTCATCCAAATGCTGGCGGTTTTGAGAATTAATCGGGGATAAAAAAAGATGTGCTTGAGTTAAAGTCCTTAAGCGGTAATCAATGCCTGCATCGACATTCATCACATCACAGTATTTTTTAATTTGCTCAATAGCAGGCAGGAAACGCGCTCGCTGCAAACCGTTACGATAGAGATTATCAGGGATGATATTTGAGGTAGCGACCAGTGTAATGCCTCGAGCAAAGAGCCCTTCAAGCAAAGTGCCAAGGATCATAGCGTCGGTAATGTCTGACACAAAAAACTCATCAAAACACAACACATCTGTTTGTTTTTTAAACTCATCCGCAATAATATCTAGCGGGTTCTCTTGCCCTTGCAATGCCATCAAATCTTCTTGTACTTTTTTCATGAAGCGATGAAAATGTAAGCGAAGTTTACGAGTACCTGGTAAACTTTCGTAAAACATATCCATTAGCCATGTTTTCCCACGCCCTACCCCGCCCCACATATAGAGCCCTTGCACCGGAATAATCGGTGCTGTTGACGTTTTACCTAAAAGACGACTAAAGCGTTGCTTTAAACCTGAAGGCTTATCTTGTAAAGTGGAAGAAGTTGCATTAACAAGCTGCTGATATATTTTATCCAAGCGTTCCACAGCGAGCCTTTGGACGTCATCTGGCTGATAGTTACCATCAGCAAGCGCTTGTTGATAACGCATTGTAGGGGTCATCGGCGACATTAACTGAATAATCCTTAAAAATTTTTCGGTTTTTTTACCGTTATTTGATATACACTGCCTTTATTATAACCAGATTCAGTTATCATTTAACTTTCGGTTAACGAGCCGCTATAGAGTAAGGAAATTCGATTTAAGATTCCACTCTTAATAAGTTGTTGGCTAATTTAACCTGTCGACTTCAAGGCTTGTAGATTTTGTTATCACTTAACTAGTCAGATTACAATATGTTAAGGTGCTTTACTTGACGCTTACATGCAACTTGAATTATTTAAGGTATAGTAACGGTAACAACACTAATTTCTGCGAACATTGAATCTGTGAACATTGAAGTAATGAAGGAGTCAGCATGACCTGGGAGTATGCATTAATCGGATTGATTGTGGGTTTTATCATCGGTGCATTAGTTGTGCGCTATGGCAACCCAAAGCTTCGCCAACAAAAAACAGCGCAAGCTGAGCTAGACAAAAAAAGTACTGAACTCGAAGAGTACCGTAAAGAACTTGTTAGTCATTTTGCTCGTAGCGCAGAATTATTGGATAAAATGGCGCGTGACTACCGTCAGCTATATCAACACATGGCACAAAGTTCATCTGAATTAATGCCTGATATGCCAGCACAAGACAACCCATTTAACTATCGTTTAACCGAATCTGAAGCGGATAACGACCAAGCACCAGTTAAAATGCCACCAAGAGATTACTCAGATGGTGCTTCGGGTCTTTTCCGTCCTATCGAAGAGAAAGAAAAGTAAATTTTTATCTTTTATCACCAGTAAGCACCACTTACTGGTGATTTTCTATAAAACGCACTAAATTTAGTCACTTTCCGTATGTCTTCCATTATTAAATTTTTATTTAATAATTCTGAACAAGATTTCCATCCAAATATAATTTAACAATTCATTTATATAATGTATAGAAGTTAAAGTTTCACTTAAAGCACATGTAAATAGATGTAAAAGAGTAGATATTCGCTACCCGTCATGGGAACTTTTGCGCATAATCGGTAGTCATAGTCATCAGTAAAATTGAATCTGATACCAACCAATATTATATCAACGCATTGTGTTTCTTCTAAAATTGCATTCACAGTGAGTTAATAATTTATTCTTGAGAGAATCGACTGAATTATGAAAAGAAAAAACTTTTTTCTTACCGCAGTAGCAATGAGTTTAGGGTTATCTTTAGCGGCTATTCCTGCTGTTAGCAGTGCAGCATTACCCGCCACTTTACCGGCTACAGCACAAAGCCAGAACATGCCTAGCTTGGCCCCTATGCTTGAAAAAGTATTGCCTGCTGTAGTGAATATTCATGTGTCTGGTACTCGCGTACAGAACCAACAAATTCCAGAAGAACTTAAATTCTTTTTTGGCCCAAATATACCACAGCAACAACAAAGCGTGCGTCCATTTGAAGGCTTGGGCTCTGGTGTCATTATTGACGCCCAGCAAGGTTATATTTTAACTAACAATCATGTAATTGATGGTGCTGACAAAATTCAAATTCAATTAAATGATGGCCGTGAAATTGCGGTTAACTTAATTGGCAAAGACCCACAAACTGATATCGCGTTATTGAAAATAAGCAATGCAAAAGATATCAAAAACTTAACTGCGGTTAGTATTGCAGACTCCGACAAATTACGTGTTGGTGACTTCGCTGTTGCGGTTGGTAACCCATTTGGCCTAGGCCAAACAGCTACATCAGGGATTATCTCTGCGCTGGGGCGTAGTGGCTTAAACCTTGAAGGGTTAGAAAACTTTATCCAAACCGATGCTTCCATTAACCGTGGTAACTCTGGTGGTGCACTCGTTAACTTAAATGGTGAATTAATCGGTATTAATACCGCTATTTTGGCACCAGGTGGCGGTAATATCGGTATCGGTTTTGCGATCCCAAGTAATATGGCTAAAAACCTTAGCGAGCAGTTAATTAAGCATGGTGAAGTAAAACGCGGGATCTTAGGTATCAAAGGTACTGAGATGAACTCCGATATCGCTAAAGCATTTAATATTGATGCACAGCGTGGTGCTTTCGTAAGTGAAGTTTTACCTAAATCATCGGCTGCTAAAGCAGGTATTAAATCCGGTGACGTTTTAGTCTCTGTTGATGGTAAACGCATTAATAGCTTTGCTGAGTTAAGAGCTAAAATCGGTACCAGCCAAATTGGTAAAGAGATCACTATTGGTTTAATTCGCTCAGGCAAACCGATGGAAGTCAAAGTGGTTCTTGAGAACGACGAAGGCTCAGCAACAAAAGCAGAAAAACTGAGTGAATCGTTATTAGGTGCAACAATTTCTAATGCAACCGTTAGCAACACTAAAGGTGTACAAGTTGACAGCGTGGCGCCAAAATCGCCAGCCGCAGCCATTGGCCTCGTAAAAGGTGATTTAATCTTTGGTGTCAATGACGCTCGTGTTGAGACTATTGAGCAATTCCGTAAGATTATCGACGCTAAACCTCCGGTGTTAGCAATGAAAGTATTACGTGATGGTGAAACCTTATATTTACTGATGAAAAATTAATTCATCAAAAACCCTCTGAAAATCAATAAACGGGTACAGTATCACT is drawn from Providencia huaxiensis and contains these coding sequences:
- a CDS encoding Do family serine endopeptidase, with protein sequence MKRKNFFLTAVAMSLGLSLAAIPAVSSAALPATLPATAQSQNMPSLAPMLEKVLPAVVNIHVSGTRVQNQQIPEELKFFFGPNIPQQQQSVRPFEGLGSGVIIDAQQGYILTNNHVIDGADKIQIQLNDGREIAVNLIGKDPQTDIALLKISNAKDIKNLTAVSIADSDKLRVGDFAVAVGNPFGLGQTATSGIISALGRSGLNLEGLENFIQTDASINRGNSGGALVNLNGELIGINTAILAPGGGNIGIGFAIPSNMAKNLSEQLIKHGEVKRGILGIKGTEMNSDIAKAFNIDAQRGAFVSEVLPKSSAAKAGIKSGDVLVSVDGKRINSFAELRAKIGTSQIGKEITIGLIRSGKPMEVKVVLENDEGSATKAEKLSESLLGATISNATVSNTKGVQVDSVAPKSPAAAIGLVKGDLIFGVNDARVETIEQFRKIIDAKPPVLAMKVLRDGETLYLLMKN